In Caulobacter sp. X, the sequence GATCTTGCGGGTCAGGGCGCGGGTGTCGATCCCGGCCAGGCCGATCACGCCCCGCGCCTTCATCCAAGCGTCGAAGTCGCCGCCGGCGCGCCAGTTGGCCTGCTCGGTCGGGACGTCGCGGAACAGGGCGCCGCGGGCGGCCGTCTCGGCCACGCCGGTGATCTGCTCGACGTCCTCGGCGTTCGTGCCGACGTTACCGACATGCGGGAAGGTGAAGGCCACGATCTGGGCCATGTAGGAGGGGTCCGTCAGGATCTCCTGGTAGCCGGTCATGGCGGTGTTGAAGCACACCTCGCCGACCGCGTCGCCGACCGCGCCGCAGCCCACGCCTTGCAGGATCGTGCCGTCCGCGAGGGCCAGAACGCCGGTGACGCCTGGGAGAAGGTCTTGGGACATTCTATTGAGCGCTCCTGAAACGCGATGGCCCGGAATTGGGCAGTCTATTTTTGCAAAAAAGCGGGCAGGGAGTAACCCCGGCCCGCCGCGCAAACGGCGCGGTGTCTAGGGGGTATGGGGGAGGGGGTCAACCCCTCTCGATCACGGGATTTTCTCGCGCCTCCACATTCCCGTGATCGGTGAACGCGCGCCCTCGCACGAGGGGCGGAAAACGCTTTATAGTAAAGGGCTTCCAGACATCGAAGCGCGACGGACAGGGGAGGACGGCCCATGCTCGAGTTGCGTCCTAATTGCGAGTGCTGCGACCGCGACCTGCCGCCGGCCAGTCCGGAGGCGCGAATCTGCACCTTCGAGCACACCTTCTGCTCCACATGCGCCGAACTGCGCTTTGATGAGACGTGTCCTGACTGCGGCGGCGGCCTGGTCGCCCGCCCGATCCGGCCCGAGGCTCAACTGCACCGCTTCCCGGCCTCCCTGCGCCGGGTGATCAAGGCGCACCGGCCGGCGACCGTCCGAACGCCCCAGCGCGAGCCCGAGCGGCCGACGGGGTGGGTGTAAGAAATCCCTCTCTCGACGAGAGAGGCAGGGGCCCGCCGCGAAGCGGTGGGAGGGTGAGTGCGTACGCGCTCTCACACTAAAACTCTGCTTAGGCGCGCTGACCGTGACGATCGCCCTCCCGGGCCAAGGTGAAACCGCTCACCCTCCCACGCCTGCGCGGGCCCCTCCCTCTCTCGACGAGAGAGGGATTCATTTCTCCCTTACCCAACACCGTTGCGCCGGCGCCGCAGTGGCCAACCAAAGGTCCGACAGCCTCCCGACAACAAGGTCTGACCACGTTGACACACGAGGACATACCTCGTAACGCTTGCAGTGTGACCGCTACCACTGCCTTCGGGCGGTGCGTCAGGCTCTAAAAAGGGTCGACGGGTCGCGGCCAACAACGAACTGGCGCAATGCGCCGACCTTAGGGGGAGAAACATGCGGACTACCCGACAAAACCGTTCCGCCCGTCGTCTGGCTCTGATCGGCGCGACCTGCCTGACCACTTTGACGATCGGTCAGGCCGCTTACGCTCAGACCGCGCCGGCGCAGGCGCCGGCCGCCTCGGCTGACAACAGCGCCGTCGAAGAGATCGTCGTCACCGGCTATCGCAAGAGCCTGGCGCAATCGACCGTCGCAAAGCGCGAGACCACCGGCTTCGCCGACGCGATCTTCGCCGAAGACATCGGCAAGTTCCCCGACTCCAACATCGCCGAGTCGTTCAACCGCATTCCCGGCATCACCATCACGCGGGACATCACCGGCGAAGGCACGAACGTCGCCATCCGTGGCCTGGGTTCGAACTTCACCAACGTGACCCTGAACGGCGCCTCGATCGCCGTGGCCTCGTCGGGCGCGACGGACGCGCAGGGCACCGACCGTTCGGTCGACCTGTCGTTCTTCCCGACCGACCTTTTCACCAAGCTGACGGTAAACAAGAGCTACTCGGCCAGCCTGCTGGAAGGCGGCGCGGCGGGTAACATCGACATGCGCTCGGCGCGTCCGTTCGACCGTCCCGGCCAGCACCTGACCATGAACGTCCAGGGCGTGAAGCCCGACGGCGCCAAGCTGGGCGGCAAGGGCTCGCTGATCGCCAGCAAGACCTGGGACAACTTTGGCGTCCTGTTCGGGGTTTCGGGCCAGCGCCTGCACACCGACACCCGCGGCTACGAGACGATCGGCTTCACCAATCCGAACCTGTCGGCCGCCCAGTGCGGCGCGACCAGCGGCTGTAACGCCACGGGCGGCGGCAACTGGACGATCCCGGCCACGGTGCCGGTCGGCGCGGGCGGCGGCCTGGTGGCCGGCACGGTCATCGACCGCGACTTCCTGCTGTCCAAGAACCCCGGCGCGACGATCCAGCAGATCGACAACGGCCTGCTGCCGCGTCTGGGCCGTCCCTCGGCCGAGTACGGCCGCCGCGACCGCATCAACCTGGTCGGCAGCGTCGAGTGGCGTCCGAACGACGACATGAACTTCTACATCGACGGGATGTACGGCTACAAAAAGAACGACCTGCTGCGCGAGGACATCGCCTGGATCGTTCGCAACGGCGCGATCATCCCGACGAACACCAAGTACGACAAGACCGACTGCTCGACGGGCTGCACGGTCACCTCGGGCACCTACGCCAACTCGCAGTTCTTCCTGGAATTCCGTCCCTATCTCGAAAAGACCGAGCTGTGGGGGATCAATCCGGGCGGCGAATGGCGCATCAGCGACAAGCTGAAGGTCGAGGCCCAGGCCAACTACACCAAGAGCAACTTCCACCGCGAA encodes:
- a CDS encoding DUF1272 domain-containing protein, translated to MLELRPNCECCDRDLPPASPEARICTFEHTFCSTCAELRFDETCPDCGGGLVARPIRPEAQLHRFPASLRRVIKAHRPATVRTPQREPERPTGWV